In Bacillus sp. NP247, one DNA window encodes the following:
- the trmB gene encoding tRNA (guanosine(46)-N7)-methyltransferase TrmB yields the protein MRLRHKPYAMDRINEYSHIVIGNPEECAGNWKEVFGNEQPIHIEVGTGRGRFMYDMAKANPHINYIGIEKFTSVVVDALDKLIEEEVPNLKLINKDAEDLTVFFAKGEIDRVYLNFSDPWPKNRHTKRRLTYKTFLRNYEEVLVDGGEIHFKTDNQGLFEYSLMSMAEYGMLLTYLSLDLHNSDYEGNIMTEYEEKFSSKGHRIYRVEAKYRTEPMQ from the coding sequence ATGCGTTTAAGACATAAGCCTTATGCAATGGATCGAATTAATGAGTATTCACATATCGTAATTGGGAACCCAGAGGAGTGCGCTGGTAACTGGAAAGAAGTATTTGGAAATGAACAGCCAATTCATATTGAAGTAGGTACAGGACGTGGCCGCTTTATGTATGATATGGCAAAAGCAAATCCGCATATAAACTATATTGGAATTGAAAAATTCACAAGTGTCGTTGTAGATGCACTTGATAAATTAATTGAAGAAGAAGTACCGAACTTAAAGTTAATTAATAAAGATGCTGAAGATTTAACAGTTTTCTTTGCGAAAGGTGAAATTGATCGCGTTTATTTAAACTTCTCAGATCCATGGCCGAAGAATCGTCATACGAAGCGTCGTTTAACGTATAAAACATTTTTACGCAATTATGAAGAAGTGTTAGTAGATGGCGGAGAAATTCATTTCAAAACTGATAACCAAGGCTTATTTGAGTATTCTCTTATGAGTATGGCTGAGTATGGTATGTTATTAACTTACCTTAGCCTAGATCTTCATAATAGTGATTATGAAGGAAACATTATGACAGAATACGAAGAGAAATTCTCTAGTAAAGGTCATCGTATTTACCGAGTTGAAGCAAAATACCGTACGGAGCCTATGCAGTAA
- the pepV gene encoding dipeptidase PepV, whose product MSTINWTEEVTKRKDDLIRDTQQFLQIKSVWEEESAKEGAPFGEGVEKALSFMLHKGYAEGFASKNLEGYAGHLEMGQGEELVGILCHVDVVPEGDGWTTPAYSADIRDGKIFARGAIDDKGPTMAAYYAMKIVKELGLPLSKRVRMILGTDEESNWKCVDHYFKNEEMPTIGFAPDADFPIINAEKGISDIQVVQNGGEEKDGAFKLISFESGRRLNMVPDFAEAVITGEDVNALTVAYEEYLQTAQKIGKAIVEGNTVTLQTKGISAHGSTPEKGENAGLLLANFLMKVSLDGKGDSFASFVTETFTGDIIGEKVGISYKDDISGPLTVNVGRLSYSQENGGNLGLNVRYPVTTNFEETIAKLKEYVGTHGFEVADYSNSRPHHVDKDHTLIRTLQRVYEEQTGEKAELLAIGGGTYARSLKAGVAFGPLFPGKEELAHQKDEYIEIEDLLKATAIYAQAIHELAK is encoded by the coding sequence ATGTCGACGATTAATTGGACAGAAGAAGTTACAAAACGAAAAGATGATTTAATTCGTGATACACAACAATTTTTACAAATTAAAAGTGTATGGGAAGAAGAATCTGCGAAAGAGGGCGCACCATTTGGTGAAGGTGTAGAAAAAGCCTTATCTTTCATGTTACATAAAGGATACGCAGAAGGTTTCGCTTCTAAAAATTTAGAAGGATATGCAGGTCATCTTGAAATGGGACAAGGAGAAGAATTAGTAGGTATTCTTTGTCACGTTGATGTTGTACCAGAAGGAGATGGCTGGACAACTCCTGCTTATAGTGCGGATATTCGCGACGGGAAGATTTTTGCACGCGGTGCAATTGATGATAAAGGGCCGACGATGGCAGCTTATTATGCGATGAAAATCGTTAAAGAATTAGGCTTACCTCTTTCAAAACGTGTTCGTATGATTTTAGGAACAGATGAGGAAAGTAATTGGAAGTGTGTAGATCATTATTTTAAAAATGAAGAAATGCCAACAATCGGTTTTGCGCCGGATGCAGATTTTCCAATTATTAATGCGGAAAAAGGAATTTCTGACATACAAGTTGTGCAAAATGGTGGCGAAGAGAAAGACGGCGCATTTAAGCTTATTTCATTTGAGTCAGGTCGTCGTTTAAATATGGTTCCTGATTTTGCAGAAGCAGTTATTACAGGAGAAGATGTAAATGCACTTACAGTAGCATATGAAGAGTATTTACAAACTGCTCAAAAAATAGGTAAAGCAATTGTAGAAGGAAATACGGTGACGTTGCAAACCAAAGGGATTTCAGCTCACGGATCTACTCCAGAAAAGGGAGAAAATGCAGGTTTATTATTGGCAAACTTCTTAATGAAAGTTTCTCTTGATGGAAAAGGGGATTCATTTGCATCGTTTGTAACAGAGACATTTACAGGTGATATTATTGGAGAAAAAGTTGGTATTTCTTATAAAGATGATATTAGCGGTCCGTTAACAGTGAATGTTGGTCGCTTGTCTTATTCGCAAGAAAACGGTGGTAATTTAGGATTAAATGTGCGCTATCCAGTTACGACTAACTTTGAAGAGACGATTGCAAAGTTAAAAGAATATGTTGGTACTCATGGATTTGAAGTAGCGGATTATTCTAACTCTCGCCCGCATCATGTTGACAAAGATCATACATTAATTCGTACTTTGCAACGCGTATATGAAGAGCAAACTGGTGAAAAAGCTGAATTGTTAGCAATTGGCGGTGGTACGTATGCTCGTTCATTGAAAGCTGGCGTTGCATTTGGCCCGTTATTCCCAGGAAAAGAAGAACTTGCGCATCAAAAAGACGAGTACATTGAAATTGAAGATTTATTAAAAGCAACAGCGATTTATGCGCAAGCAATTCATGAATTAGCGAAATAA
- a CDS encoding MBL fold metallo-hydrolase has protein sequence MLKLNGKGGWDMEQLQIGNIKVTWLKGGNTHLDGGAMFGVVPKVLWSRKYKHNDTNHIYLRTDPLLLQTKEGNMLIDSGIGNGKLNEKMKRNQGVTEESSVKESLEKLGLRTEDIHYVLMTHLHFDHASGLTKWEEDHLVPAFPNATIYVSETEWNEMKNPNVRSRNTYWKENWEPIVDKIVTFQQEIEITDEIKMVHTGGHSDGHAVVSLESQGETMLHLADILPTHAHQNVLWVMAYDDYPMTSIEHKQKWMKYGAEKEAWFTFYHDAYYRAVKWNEEGHIVEKVERKASIEA, from the coding sequence ATGTTAAAATTAAATGGAAAAGGGGGATGGGATATGGAACAGTTACAAATTGGAAATATAAAAGTGACATGGCTAAAAGGTGGGAATACACATTTAGATGGAGGCGCCATGTTTGGAGTTGTGCCAAAAGTACTTTGGTCACGCAAATATAAACATAATGATACAAATCATATTTATTTACGAACAGATCCGTTACTCTTACAAACGAAAGAAGGAAACATGCTTATTGATTCAGGGATAGGGAACGGTAAATTGAATGAGAAAATGAAGCGGAATCAAGGTGTAACAGAAGAATCATCAGTTAAGGAATCTTTAGAAAAACTGGGACTGCGTACTGAAGATATTCATTACGTCCTAATGACGCATCTTCATTTTGACCATGCATCTGGTTTAACAAAGTGGGAGGAAGATCACCTTGTTCCGGCGTTTCCGAACGCAACGATTTATGTAAGTGAGACTGAATGGAACGAAATGAAAAATCCGAATGTTAGATCGCGTAATACATATTGGAAAGAAAATTGGGAGCCAATCGTTGATAAGATTGTTACTTTTCAGCAAGAAATAGAAATTACGGATGAAATAAAGATGGTGCATACGGGTGGTCATAGCGATGGACATGCCGTTGTCAGTCTTGAAAGTCAGGGTGAAACGATGCTTCATTTAGCGGACATTTTACCGACGCATGCACATCAAAATGTATTATGGGTAATGGCATACGATGATTATCCGATGACATCGATTGAACATAAACAAAAGTGGATGAAGTATGGTGCTGAAAAGGAGGCGTGGTTTACTTTTTATCATGATGCATATTACCGTGCAGTAAAGTGGAATGAGGAAGGGCATATCGTAGAAAAAGTAGAGAGAAAAGCGAGTATAGAAGCTTAA
- a CDS encoding phosphotransferase family protein: MNMEWLEQLLGKEWSLIPAGGVTGDAYIAQNGQQKLFLKRNTSPFLAVLSAEGIVPKLLWTRRVTNGDVISAQKWLPGQKLEPEDMKLERVAKLLKKIHSSKALVQMIQRLGKQPLHGQELLQQLQLVLRGDIRVDETIQQGLQYLTESLKDIEYNEFVVCHCDVNHNNWILSDEDELFLIDWDGAVIADPALDLGMLLYWYVPRHEWSEWLGYYEVELDESLLRRMRWYVIAQTILSIQWHTTKKQQAEAKYWHQYLQQLLASE; the protein is encoded by the coding sequence ATGAATATGGAATGGTTGGAACAATTATTAGGAAAAGAGTGGAGTCTTATACCGGCTGGTGGAGTAACGGGCGATGCATATATTGCGCAAAACGGACAACAAAAGTTATTTTTAAAGCGGAATACATCGCCCTTTTTAGCGGTATTGTCAGCAGAAGGAATTGTTCCAAAATTACTTTGGACAAGAAGGGTAACGAACGGTGATGTAATTTCTGCTCAAAAATGGCTTCCGGGACAGAAGTTAGAGCCAGAGGATATGAAACTAGAACGTGTTGCGAAACTTTTGAAGAAAATACACTCCTCTAAAGCGCTTGTGCAGATGATTCAAAGGCTAGGAAAGCAGCCGCTTCATGGGCAAGAGTTATTACAACAATTACAGCTCGTTTTAAGAGGAGATATAAGGGTTGATGAAACAATTCAGCAAGGTCTTCAATATTTAACTGAGTCATTAAAAGATATTGAGTACAATGAATTCGTTGTATGCCATTGTGATGTAAACCATAACAATTGGATATTGTCGGATGAAGATGAATTGTTTTTAATTGATTGGGATGGAGCTGTTATTGCTGACCCAGCTCTGGATCTTGGTATGTTATTATATTGGTATGTTCCGCGCCATGAATGGAGTGAGTGGCTCGGATATTATGAGGTTGAACTAGATGAATCATTGCTTAGGCGTATGAGATGGTATGTGATAGCACAAACGATTTTATCTATTCAATGGCACACAACAAAAAAGCAGCAAGCAGAAGCTAAATATTGGCACCAATATTTACAGCAACTACTTGCTTCAGAATAA
- the pulA gene encoding type I pullulanase, which produces MLKVKRPFDAYLDEMNKITILLPHAYGTSRTFRLQEGSNVKELPIVHTIALPDATKYECFIEEPLDVGKYYTVRDERNEETDLQIGAVIRTVVFDEKYYYEGTDLGAVHKKEETIFKVWAPTARLAKVRIYKSDKEYIDYEMYREENGVWIHTLQGNHDGARYTFLVCINLIWNEAVDPYAKSATINGKYGVVIDLEKTNVTKRVELSPLQSMTDAILYELHIRDATIHPNSGVNKKGTYKGLREEETTGRNGTLTGLSHIKDLGVTHVELLPLHCFGGIDEVNPASAYNWGYNPLYYNIPTGFYVTNLSDPYNRIVECKQLIETFHDHGIRVIIDVVYNHVYERELSSFEKLVPGYYFRHGEDGMPSNGTGVGNDIASERKMMRKFIIESVLYWLTEYNVDGFRFDLMGILDVETMNALEKEVRKIKQDALLLGEGWDLQTPLPLEEKATLNNANKMPCIAQFNDQFRDGIKGSTFNINKRGFAFGGHVDCNHLQYIVAGSLLSMKETGLFLEPMQSINYVECHDNMTMWDKLVQSNPELEEILKRRHRLATAMVILSQGIPFLHAGQEFYRTKQGNENSYNANDEINRLDWDQKEKEMETVNYIKGLIAIRKEHGAFRLKSADLIKKHMTFLQTSKEALAYHLRNVESFGPWKEIVVLFNSGLQNEIVQLPKEETWHVLVNEKQAKTQPISSFRGKELRMAPTSTYILTIM; this is translated from the coding sequence ATGTTGAAAGTAAAACGTCCATTTGATGCCTATTTAGATGAAATGAATAAAATTACAATTTTGCTCCCACATGCGTATGGAACAAGCCGGACATTTCGTTTACAAGAAGGAAGCAATGTGAAAGAGTTACCGATTGTTCATACTATTGCTCTTCCAGATGCAACGAAGTATGAATGTTTTATAGAAGAGCCGCTAGATGTGGGGAAGTATTATACAGTACGGGATGAACGGAATGAAGAAACCGATTTACAAATAGGCGCTGTGATTCGAACAGTAGTTTTCGATGAAAAATATTATTACGAAGGCACCGACTTAGGTGCTGTGCATAAAAAAGAAGAGACAATATTTAAAGTATGGGCTCCGACCGCAAGGCTTGCGAAAGTACGGATTTATAAAAGTGATAAAGAATATATTGATTATGAAATGTACAGAGAAGAAAACGGAGTGTGGATTCATACATTACAAGGTAATCATGATGGAGCACGATATACATTCCTTGTTTGCATTAATTTAATATGGAACGAAGCGGTTGACCCTTATGCAAAGTCTGCGACGATAAATGGAAAATACGGCGTTGTTATCGATTTGGAAAAAACGAATGTGACAAAACGAGTAGAATTATCACCATTACAGTCAATGACAGATGCCATATTGTATGAACTGCATATTCGTGACGCTACTATTCACCCAAACAGTGGGGTGAATAAGAAAGGAACATATAAAGGGCTAAGGGAAGAGGAGACAACGGGACGAAATGGGACATTAACAGGATTGTCTCATATAAAAGATTTAGGCGTTACACATGTTGAACTATTACCTTTACATTGTTTTGGTGGTATAGATGAAGTGAATCCTGCTTCCGCATATAATTGGGGTTATAATCCGTTATATTACAATATACCAACAGGATTTTATGTTACAAACCTTTCTGATCCGTATAACAGGATAGTAGAGTGTAAACAACTAATTGAAACATTTCATGATCACGGCATCAGGGTGATTATAGATGTTGTATATAATCATGTTTATGAACGAGAATTATCATCATTTGAGAAGCTTGTCCCGGGATATTATTTTCGTCATGGGGAAGATGGTATGCCTTCTAATGGGACGGGAGTTGGAAATGATATAGCATCTGAACGGAAAATGATGAGGAAATTTATTATAGAATCTGTTTTATATTGGCTTACTGAATACAATGTTGATGGATTCCGATTTGATTTAATGGGAATTTTAGATGTTGAAACGATGAACGCGTTAGAAAAAGAAGTGCGAAAAATAAAGCAGGATGCGCTGTTATTAGGCGAAGGATGGGATTTACAAACACCGCTTCCTCTTGAAGAGAAAGCGACGTTAAATAATGCGAATAAAATGCCATGTATCGCGCAGTTTAATGATCAATTTCGTGATGGAATAAAAGGAAGTACTTTTAATATAAATAAACGAGGCTTTGCATTTGGTGGACATGTGGACTGTAATCATTTGCAGTATATAGTAGCTGGTAGCCTTTTAAGTATGAAAGAAACAGGATTGTTCCTAGAGCCAATGCAAAGCATCAACTATGTAGAATGTCATGACAATATGACGATGTGGGATAAACTAGTGCAAAGTAATCCAGAATTAGAAGAAATTTTGAAAAGGCGTCATCGTTTAGCAACTGCAATGGTTATTCTTTCACAAGGGATTCCTTTCTTACATGCGGGGCAAGAGTTTTATCGTACGAAACAAGGGAATGAAAATAGTTATAATGCAAATGATGAAATCAATCGATTAGATTGGGATCAAAAAGAAAAAGAGATGGAGACAGTTAACTATATAAAAGGTTTAATTGCGATTCGGAAGGAGCATGGGGCATTCCGATTAAAAAGCGCTGACCTTATAAAAAAGCATATGACTTTTTTGCAAACATCAAAAGAAGCACTTGCATACCATTTGCGAAATGTAGAATCTTTCGGACCATGGAAAGAGATTGTTGTGCTATTCAATAGCGGTTTGCAAAATGAAATAGTTCAGCTCCCAAAAGAAGAAACGTGGCATGTATTAGTAAACGAAAAGCAAGCAAAAACACAGCCAATTTCTTCATTTAGAGGAAAGGAACTTCGAATGGCTCCAACTAGCACGTATATATTGACGATAATGTGA
- a CDS encoding YtzH-like family protein, with protein sequence MPINQQHQLEVLKDILINHQSDCCGTVSECEQLERLIQSLLANDSISSDAKAMLNDVYSYSQSGKSSSNLDNHISNNQEQLTQWIAGMDNFS encoded by the coding sequence ATGCCAATTAATCAACAGCATCAATTAGAAGTGTTAAAAGATATTTTAATCAATCATCAAAGTGATTGCTGCGGGACAGTTTCTGAATGCGAGCAATTAGAGCGCCTCATTCAATCGTTACTCGCAAACGATAGTATAAGTAGTGACGCTAAAGCAATGCTAAACGATGTATATTCTTATAGTCAATCGGGTAAATCTTCCTCTAATTTGGACAACCATATTTCCAATAATCAAGAACAACTTACTCAGTGGATTGCTGGAATGGACAATTTTTCTTAA
- a CDS encoding M42 family metallopeptidase: MNKETLQLFRTLTELQGASGFEHDVRRFMKQELSKYADEIVQDGLGSVFGLKKGDETGPRVLVAGHMDEVGFMVTQITKNGMLRFQTLGGWWSQVLLAQRVQVMTKNGPVIGVVGSIPPHLLSDAQRAKPMDIKNMLIDIGADSYEDAIEIGIKPGQQIVPICPFTPMANEKKIMAKAWDNRYGCGLAIELLKELKDETLPNTLYSGATVQEEVGLRGAQTAANMIQPDIFYALDASPANDASGDKTQFGQLGKGALLRIYDRTMVTHRGMREFILDTAETHNIPYQYFISQGGTDAGRVHTSNSGIPSAVIGVCARYIHTHASILHVDDYAAAKELITKLVRATDKTTLETIKNNA; this comes from the coding sequence GTGAATAAAGAGACATTACAATTATTTCGTACGTTAACAGAATTACAAGGTGCGTCAGGTTTTGAACATGATGTGCGCCGTTTTATGAAGCAAGAATTAAGCAAATATGCTGATGAAATTGTTCAAGACGGTTTAGGTAGCGTATTTGGTCTGAAAAAAGGGGACGAAACTGGACCACGCGTTCTTGTAGCAGGTCATATGGATGAAGTAGGTTTCATGGTTACGCAAATTACGAAAAATGGGATGCTTCGTTTTCAAACGTTAGGTGGCTGGTGGAGCCAAGTGTTATTAGCGCAGCGTGTACAAGTTATGACAAAGAATGGCCCTGTTATTGGGGTTGTTGGTTCTATTCCTCCTCATTTATTAAGTGATGCGCAACGTGCAAAACCGATGGATATAAAAAATATGTTAATTGATATAGGTGCAGATAGTTATGAAGATGCGATTGAAATTGGCATAAAGCCAGGGCAACAAATCGTTCCAATCTGCCCGTTTACACCGATGGCAAATGAGAAGAAAATTATGGCGAAAGCTTGGGACAACCGCTATGGATGTGGCCTTGCTATCGAATTGCTAAAGGAATTAAAAGATGAAACATTACCAAACACATTATACTCTGGTGCGACTGTACAAGAAGAAGTAGGTCTTCGCGGAGCCCAAACTGCTGCAAATATGATTCAACCAGATATTTTCTATGCGCTTGATGCAAGTCCAGCAAATGATGCATCTGGTGATAAGACGCAGTTCGGTCAATTAGGAAAAGGAGCGCTTCTGCGTATTTATGACCGCACAATGGTAACACATAGAGGAATGCGCGAATTCATTTTGGATACAGCAGAAACACATAACATTCCGTACCAATACTTTATTTCACAAGGTGGTACAGATGCGGGCCGTGTACATACAAGTAACTCTGGTATCCCATCAGCAGTAATTGGTGTTTGTGCACGCTACATTCATACACATGCTTCTATTTTACATGTTGATGATTATGCGGCAGCGAAGGAACTAATTACGAAGCTTGTGAGAGCGACGGACAAAACGACGTTAGAGACAATTAAGAATAACGCGTAG
- a CDS encoding DeoR family transcriptional regulator, translating into MKPTTTRMLTRIKSIYMYINENGTVTTKDLVDEFGITPRTIQRDLNVLQFNELVYSPCRGKWTTTGKKVRMTS; encoded by the coding sequence TTGAAACCTACAACTACTCGTATGCTAACACGCATTAAATCAATTTATATGTACATCAATGAAAACGGAACGGTAACGACGAAAGACCTTGTAGATGAGTTCGGGATCACACCACGAACGATACAACGTGATCTAAATGTGTTGCAGTTTAATGAACTCGTGTATAGCCCCTGCCGCGGTAAGTGGACAACAACAGGAAAGAAAGTGAGAATGACCTCATAA
- a CDS encoding PepSY domain-containing protein produces MSWKGLVAGLGVGFAAGYLVANKVQEQSHISSEKALKMVKQALSHKGEITGSWVHMVPETFEKYDVAYEVYRGGLTTMLDDIQERFEFLVDAKTGTVLEVIAA; encoded by the coding sequence ATGAGCTGGAAAGGTTTAGTAGCAGGTCTTGGCGTTGGATTCGCAGCTGGTTATCTCGTTGCCAACAAAGTACAAGAACAATCCCATATTTCTTCAGAAAAAGCATTGAAAATGGTGAAGCAAGCATTAAGTCATAAAGGTGAAATTACTGGCTCTTGGGTACATATGGTTCCAGAGACATTTGAAAAATATGATGTCGCATATGAAGTTTATCGCGGCGGTCTTACAACAATGTTAGATGATATACAAGAACGATTTGAATTTTTAGTTGATGCTAAAACAGGTACTGTTTTAGAGGTTATAGCAGCATAA
- the thpR gene encoding RNA 2',3'-cyclic phosphodiesterase: MVPHYFVAITLPNHIKEVLSNYKEDMKDELPFRSWVHEEDYHITLSFLGSAAQEQLEGIKNGLQTLTETKELSFTLQEFSTFGREEEPRIFLAKVSENPDLVQLQKQVHAICEENGFSLETRPYHPHITVARKWVGKKVFDLTNAKDLPVTSFQADTITLYESHVKETPKYKSITEIKLQK, from the coding sequence ATGGTGCCACATTATTTTGTCGCAATTACTTTACCAAATCATATAAAAGAAGTGCTCTCAAATTATAAAGAGGACATGAAGGATGAATTACCATTTCGCTCGTGGGTACATGAAGAAGACTATCATATTACCCTTTCATTTTTAGGAAGTGCGGCGCAGGAACAATTAGAAGGAATAAAGAATGGATTACAAACACTTACAGAAACAAAAGAACTATCGTTCACGTTACAAGAATTTTCAACGTTTGGCCGTGAAGAAGAGCCGCGTATTTTTTTGGCGAAGGTAAGTGAAAATCCTGATTTGGTTCAGTTGCAAAAACAAGTGCATGCAATTTGTGAAGAAAATGGTTTCTCTCTAGAGACACGTCCTTATCATCCACATATTACTGTTGCTCGTAAATGGGTAGGAAAAAAAGTGTTTGATTTGACAAATGCAAAAGATTTACCTGTAACATCATTTCAAGCAGATACGATTACTTTGTATGAATCTCACGTTAAGGAAACGCCGAAGTATAAATCGATTACTGAAATAAAACTACAAAAATAG
- a CDS encoding pseudouridine synthase, with the protein MRLDKLLANMGHGSRKEVKKLLKDGVVKIDGTPVKDAKFHVNVEEQEVMIHGEVVEYKEFVYLMMHKPQGVISATEDDNHETVIDLLELEDAIFDPFPVGRLDIDTEGFLLITNDGKLTHQLLSPKKHVPKKYYAHISGVVTEEDVIEFAKGVILEDGYETKPGELTILKSDDISEIELVITEGKFHQVKRMFEAVGKKVVYLKRTEMGPLVLDEELELGQYRELTDEEVEMLKTYQVDNEK; encoded by the coding sequence ATGAGATTAGATAAATTATTAGCGAATATGGGACACGGAAGTAGAAAAGAAGTAAAGAAATTATTGAAAGACGGCGTTGTGAAGATTGATGGAACGCCAGTGAAAGATGCGAAGTTTCATGTGAATGTAGAAGAGCAAGAGGTTATGATTCACGGTGAAGTTGTGGAATATAAAGAGTTTGTTTATTTAATGATGCATAAACCACAAGGTGTTATTTCAGCGACAGAAGATGATAACCACGAAACAGTAATAGATTTATTAGAATTAGAAGATGCGATTTTCGATCCATTCCCTGTTGGAAGGCTTGATATTGATACAGAAGGTTTCTTATTAATCACAAATGATGGAAAGTTAACGCATCAACTATTATCTCCGAAAAAGCATGTGCCGAAAAAATATTATGCACACATTTCAGGCGTTGTAACGGAGGAGGATGTAATAGAATTCGCTAAAGGTGTTATTTTAGAAGATGGCTATGAAACGAAGCCAGGCGAACTTACAATTTTAAAAAGTGATGATATTTCCGAAATTGAGCTTGTTATTACAGAAGGAAAATTCCATCAAGTGAAGCGTATGTTTGAAGCTGTAGGGAAAAAAGTAGTGTATTTAAAGAGAACAGAGATGGGACCTTTAGTGTTAGATGAAGAGTTAGAACTTGGGCAATATCGTGAATTAACAGATGAAGAAGTTGAAATGTTAAAGACGTATCAAGTAGATAACGAAAAGTAA